Genomic segment of Candidatus Polarisedimenticolaceae bacterium:
GGAGGAGGTCGGGGCGCTGCCGCAGCGCCTCCTCCGCGGCGGCCGTCTCGTCCGCGGACTCGGGCCGGTACGCGAGGGTCTCCACGAGCTCGACCGCGCTCTGCTGGGACACGCCGAGGACCCGGAAGAGGTCCGCCTCCGCCGTGTGCAGCTGGTTCTTGTAGGCGACCCTCAGGGCCCTCGCGTTCGAGACCTCCACCTTCGAGCGGAGGACGTTGAAGTCCGACGCGACGCCGTACTTCCGCTTCGTCTCGACGTCCCTCAGGAGCGACTCCGTCAGCCGCAGCGAGTTCTCGGCGACCTTGGACTGCTCCTGGACGAGCAACACCCGGTAATAGGCGACGGTCGCGTCGTACACGGCGCGCTCGGTCGCCTGGCGGACCAGGGTGTCGGCGAACACGTCGTACAGGCGGGCCGCGCGCAGCGCCGCCGCCGCGCGCCCGCCCTGGAACAGGGGCTGCGTCACGCTGAGCTCGGCGCGGTAGTTGTTGAGGAAGCCGAACCGGATGAAGACGTTCTCGCCGGTCGCGGGGTCGAGGATGTTGAACCCGCTCTCGGAGCCCAGGCGCGTGTAGGAGGCGTCGAGGTCGATCTGCGGGAGGGCCTCTCCCCACGCTTCCTTCAGCTTCCCGTCCGCCGAGCGACGCTCCTCCACCGCCTTCTGGAGGTCCCGGTTGTGGGTCAGCGCGAGCTTGACGGCGTCCTCCAGGGTGAGCTTGCCGGAGATGGCCGGGGCCTCGACGGGAACCGTCGACGCGAGGGCGAGGAGGAGACCTGCGGCGATCATGCGATGCCTCCCGCGGTGCCGCGGATCCCCGCGGCGGTGAACGCGACGACGCGGTCCGCGAGCTCCTCGAACGCGAAGCCGAACGACCGCTCCTCGGCGAGCGTCCCGAGC
This window contains:
- a CDS encoding TolC family protein; protein product: MIAAGLLLALASTVPVEAPAISGKLTLEDAVKLALTHNRDLQKAVEERRSADGKLKEAWGEALPQIDLDASYTRLGSESGFNILDPATGENVFIRFGFLNNYRAELSVTQPLFQGGRAAAALRAARLYDVFADTLVRQATERAVYDATVAYYRVLLVQEQSKVAENSLRLTESLLRDVETKRKYGVASDFNVLRSKVEVSNARALRVAYKNQLHTAEADLFRVLGVSQQSAVELVETLAYRPESADETAAAEEALRQRPDLLRADLTTKLREQAVKVARSEFFPRLEAFFHETYAKPDPVLSTQNTWGDTWQAGVTLSFSVFDGGRRSGRLMQEEAARRQAELDRDDARERARYEVRLAVARVQDAAEAVDAQQASLEQAREGLRLAEVGYREGTLDQVDVLEARAALVQAQTLYFTSLHAHAVARLDLALARGSLVAPAADAGGR